GCAATTGAAGGCGCGCGACCCACGCTTCAGCTATGCATTGCGGCTGACGTCGAGCCGACCGCTGGTGTTGCAGGGCGATCGAGGTTTCAGTCAAAAATCCGAACAGGGGCAGGCGTCGTATTACTACAGCCAGCCGTTCTTCCAGGCCAGCGGTGAATTGGAAATCGATGGCCAGCGTTACGCGGTCAGCGGTCCGGCCTGGCTCGACCGCGAATGGAGCAGCCAGCCCCTGACCGCCAGCCAGACCGGCTGGGACTGGTTTTCCCTGCACCTGGACAACGGCGAGCACCTGATGCTCTACCGCATGCGCCGCAAGGACGGCGCGCCTTATCTCACGGGCACTTGGATCGATGCCCAGGGCCGGGCGCAAACCCTGCGCGCCGAGGAAATCAGCCTTGTGCCCCAGGACACCACCAAGGTTGCCGGGCGCTCGATGCCGATAGGCTGGGCCATCAAGATCCCCAGCAAACAACTCGACATCACCCTCCACGCGCTCAATCCCAATGCCTGGATGAACCTGCGCATTCCCTATTGGGAAGGCCCGGTGCAGCTGCGTGGCAGCCAGGGCGGCAACGGTTACCTGGAGATGACCGGCTACTGAAAGTCGCCGGAACTCCCTGCGAACGCCGACCCTCATAGTTTATGAATGTCTCGCAGGAGCCCGTCATGAGCGATGACCTCAAACTTGCGTCGCTGGCCGATTGGCAGCGATTGTTCGACGACAAGGCCTACTGGCAGCAGTCACCGGATGCTCACTTCACCGAACTGATGCGGGTCGCCAATGATTTATTTGGCCTGGGGGCTATCGACCTGGCGCAGTGGCAGGACTTGAAAACCAAGGCTGAACAACTGCACCTGCGCTCCCCGGATGCCAACGTCGCTGAAGAAGTCGCTGACCCCGACGCCTGATCCCAGGCCTGAAAGATTCAAGGAGTTCGCCATGAAGCACAGTCCCGATCAAACACCGCAGAACCCCGACGAACCGGCGTTGCCCGGTGAAGTGGAGCGCGATAACGATGCCTTGCGGCCCAACGACCCGGCCAAACGTAAACAACGGCACGGCGACTCTGATGCGGGGGATACCGATGCGCAGAAAACCGCTCGGAGGGGCTGAAGTGCGACACCCCGACGGGTATTAAAAGAGTTTTTTAATGACTGTTTGTTTTTTATGCAGACAACTTTTGTACTTGTCCATGTTTTGTATAACTGTTTGTACAACTGTCGCATGAGTGCCATCCGGACACCGTGGCAAGCGGGCAGTCCTCAAAGCGTTCGAACAAGTGAGTAATGATCAGTCGTCGGCAGTTACAATAAAGATAAACAATTATTTAAACAGGCTCACGGACATATTCCAAAAGTTCGATTATTATCATGCCCGTTCGCCCAGTGTCAGGCTCTTTACCAGTGCACGGATTGCCGAGGCCATCGCACTGGGCGAACACCTCTCGGGGCCAAGCATAACCTTTTGCTTAAATGCACATCGGCCAGCAGACCTGGCCGGTGCATTGATGCTTGCTCTCGAATTAACTGACGACAGGCACGCGCCAGTCATCGGAACCCGAGGTGCCGCTGACTTCGTGGGTCCAGGTGATCTTGCGATACGAGAAGTGCACATCTTCCAGATGGGTAAAGTGTGCGTTTGCCGGGTCCTGGCAGTTGAACATGTAGTCCTTGATTTCGACGATGGTCGCGTCCCACAGCGTAGTGGTGAAGTAGTGTTGCTGGATCCCTGCGCTCGATGTCCGGAACCATTGGATCACCACTTCTTCCATGCACTCAGCGCTGGTCAGGGCCCCCAGCAGCAGCGGCGTGGACTTATCGAATACCTTGGTGATGATGAGCGGGTGATGAATGCGTTGGCCAGTTGGCTGGCCAGATTGGGGGTCACGCGGGACGCTCACTTGGTGTTGGAAGCCTTGGACCATGATTCTGTCTTCGCGACCTTCCTGATAGATATTGCCAACCGAGTCGGCTGTAAACGCGCCTTTAGTGATCAGACCTTGCTTGATGCCGGTGATGGTCATGTACGCTGGGGTAGCCAATGGATGCTCTCCTTCCTGGATAACTCAAGGGCCTGGGACAGTAGTTGTCCGAGGTGGCCTGAGGGCTATCAAGAGCTATGCCATTAATAAAAAAACTATGTATATCAATTGGTTGTGTTTTTATTTTGAATGTTCCTGCCGAGGGAGAAGCGGAATATGTGTAAGGCGCCGCCCAGTGCCGTGCACTCTCTTGCGCAGCGGGCTCGCGCTACCGGCCCCTCGGCTGTAACGGCTTGATCATTGTGCTTGGCGGCAGGTCCGTAGAGCAACTTCCTACATACCTATCTCAGCCCTGCATTCATCAATGGAGCGCTGTTGTGTCTCGGCGTACAGGCCCAACTCATCGATCGTCGCCCGTCCCAGTGCTTCTTCAAACGACTGGCGATTGGACTGCCCGGCATAGTGACTCTGGGCGGCATCGCCGAGGTTCGACTGGAAGATACCGGCGGCGCTGACCGGTAGGAAATCTTCGTACACCAAGGGTTCGGCGCGCAGGTATTGCTGCTCCAGCAAGTGTTCCAGCGAGGCCGTTTGCTCGACGGTGCCCTTGGCGGCGAGGCCTTTTGGCGTCACGAAGTAACGGAAGTACGCCAGGGCCTGTCTACGCAGTTCCTCGTGGGTGTCAGGGAATTGGGCAAAGTGTTCGCTCATCAGCGTGTTGTAGCGTGCGGCGTTGGCTTCGTTGGGAAACTCTCCCAGCGCGTCGCGCGCCGCGTTCAGCAATTGATCGTAGAGCGCGCGGCCCCTGGGCGTGAGGGCCGCGCCACGTTGTTCGATTTCGCCGAAGCGGGCGCTGTGGCTGCCTTGGGACTGCGACTGGTCGGTGAAGGCGACAGGTTCGTCGAGTGCCTTGAAGCTGGTCTGGCGCAGCAGGATCGGGCATTGGCGACGGGGTGGGCCTTCGATCACGGCTTTGGGGGTAATACCGTGCACGGGCATCCGGGCCTGGACGATGTCGATGTCCAGGGTGCGTGGCGTCAGGTGATTGATGTGCGGGCCCTTGAATGCCACTACATCGGCGATCAGGCGATGTTGGGTGCTCAGTTGCCGGTACTGCTCGGCGGTGACGGTGGCGCTGTGGTGCCAGCGAAAGGTTTCCAGGGCCTGCAGGACGAAGTCCTCAGCCTGGGACTCGCTCAGGCCACCCTGGTATTCGGCCAGCTCTATGAGCTCAAGGGCCCTGGGGGTGAAGATCTGCCGTTTGTCCAACACAGCCTCGGCAAAGGCCCGAAGCTCGGTGTTCTCGATCAGCTCCAGGCGCAGCAGCGAGGTAAACACCCGGAATGGGCTGATCTGCAGCGCGCTTTCGTGCACGGCGCGAAAGGCGGTGGAATGCACCGGCACCCCGGCAGGCGTGAGGTCGTAGTAGCCCACCGGCTGCATGCCCATGACCGCGAACAGACGCCCCAGGGTCGCCAGCTCGGTGGCGGTGCCGACGCGGATCGCACCGTGGCGTTCCAGGTCCAGGCGCTCCAGTTCGCCAGTGCTGCGCAGGTGTGCGGCCAGGACCGGATCTTCGGCCATCACTTGGGCGTTGGTGTGTTCCACCAGCTTCATCAGGGTCCCATACAGCGGCACCTCGTCGCGGTACATGTCGGACATCGCCCTGGAGAAGCGTTGGCGGATCAGGTCGGGGCTGACGAAGCTCATCGTAAGAATTCCTGGCGAGGGCTGTGGGAAAGTTGGACGAAAGATCGCAGCCTTCGCCAGCCCCGGCAAACGAAGAATCTTCAGGACTTCATTCTGCCAGGGACTGATCCACTAGCTCGATCCAGTGCCGCACGGGCGTGCGACCAGCGCCGTCGAGGTGGTTCTGGCAGCCGACGTTGGCGGTGACGATCAGCTCCGGCTGGCCACTTTCCAGCGCGTTTAGGCGGTTGTCGCGTAGCTGCCGCGCCAGGGCCGGCTGGGTCAGCGAATAGGTGCCGGCCGAGCCGCAACACAAATGGCCGTCGGGCACCTCGGTGAGGTTGAAACCCAGCCGCGTCAACAATGCTTCGATGCTGCCACCGAGTTTCTGTGCGTGTTGCAAGGTGCAGGGGCAATGCACGGCGATACGCTGGTTCCTGGCTGCGCAGATCTGTTCCAGCGGTTCCTTGCCGAGCACTTGCACCAGGTCCAGTGCCCGTTCACTCACCTGTTTGGCCTTGGCGGCGTAGGCACGGTCATGTTCCAGCAGATGCCCGTAGTCCTTGATGAATGCGCCGCAGCCGCTGGCTGTCTGGACGATGGCTTCAGCGCCGTTTTCCAGGTGTGGCCACCAGGCGTCGATGTTCTGGCGGGCGCGGTCCAGCCCGGTGGCCTGGGCGTCGAGGTGATAATCCAGCGCGCCGCAGCATCCGGCTTGCGCACAGGGGATCACGCTGATGCCGAGTCGATCCAGTACCCGCGCTGCCGAGGTATTGGTGTTGGGCGACAGGCCCGGTTGCACGCAACCTTCGAGCATCAACACCGTACGCCGATGCCGCAGAGGCGGGCGCTCGCCGTGAGGCGGGGAAGGGCGGGGCAACTTGGCGATCAGGTTCGCCGGCAGCAACGGACGCAAGACCGTCCCAAGACGCAGCAGGGCCTTGAACCGCTCGGGGCTGGCGGCCAGGCTGCGCAACCCCAGGCGCAGCGCGCGTTGGCCGGCGGGGCGCGGCACGGCACGATCGACCACCGCCCGGCCGATGTCCAGCAGGTTGTGATAATCCACGCCGGATGGACAGGTGGTCTCGCAGTTGCGACACGACAGGCAGCGATCCAGGTGCAGTTGGGTGCTGGCCGTCGCCGGCTGGCCTTCGAGCACTTGCTTGATCAGGTAGATGCGTCCGCGCGGGCCGTCCAGTTCATCGCCGAGCAATTGGTAAGTGGGGCAGGTGGCATTGCAGAAACCGCAATGCACGCAACTGCGCAGGATCCGCTCGGCTTCTTCGGCGCGGGGCAGATTTTTGCTTTCCTCACTGAACCGAGTCTGCATAGTTAGCGTCCTGAACTAAAGCTCCGGGTACATCCGCCCAGGGTTGAACAGCCCCAGGGGATCGAGCTGGGCCTTGAGTTGCCGGTGATAGCGCAGCAGTGCCGGGGCCAGCGGTTGGAACGGTGTATCGCAGGCACCCTGACGATAGCAGGTGGCATGGCCGCCCACTTCATGGGCCAGGGTTTGCACGGTATTGGCATCGGTTTTCAACCAGCGTTGCGCGCCGCCCCAGTCGATCAGTTGCGTGCCGGGCAGGGCGAGGGGGCCGGTGTGGTTGGGCAATGACAGGCGCCACAGCGGCAAGCCTTCATCGAAGAATGCCAGCCGGTGCTCATTGAGTGCCGTCCAGTACTGATCGTCGATCACCTCACCACCGAAACGTTGATGAGCGGCGCTGACCGAGCCTTCGCCACCCTCCAGGCGCAGGTGCAGGCAGCCGTCGTCATGGCTGGCGGCGCTGATGGGCAACGGCTGGCGGCCCCATTCGGCGAGTTTCTCCAACGCCTCAGTGCTGTCCAGTTCCAGGCGAATGCTCAGGCTGTGACGGGGCTTGGGCAGGACCTTCAAGGAGACTTCGGTGATCATCCCCAGGCAGCCGAAACTGCCGGTCAACAGGCGCGAGAGGTCGTAGCCGGCGACGTTCTTCATCACCTCGCCGCCGAAACGCAGCAACGTGCCGTGGCCGCTGATCAGGCGCGTGCCCAGGACGAAGTCGCGCACCGAGCCGGCCCACGGGCGACGTGGTCCCGATAGTCCGGCAGCGACCATGCCGCCGACCGTGGCGTCGTCGCCGAACGCCGGCGGTTCGCAGGGCAGCCGCTGCCCGGCGGCGTCGAGGGCGCTGAGCAGCTCGCGCAATGGCGTGCCGGCCCGGGCCGTGATGACCAATTCGGTGGGGTCGTAGTGGACGATGCCACGGTGCACGCGGGTGTCCAGCACTTCGCCGGCCACTTCGTGCCCCAGGAAAGCCTTGCTGTTAGAACCCTGGATGCGCAGCGGCGTGGCGTCGGCCCGGGCGCGATTGACCTGTTCGAGCAGCAGGGCGCTGGCGTCCTGGTCGGCTTGGCGGTTCATCAGAAACGCTCCAGTTCAGGAAACGGCAACTGCCCGCCATGGATGTGCATGGCACCGAACTCGGCGCAGCGGTGCAGGGTGGGAATGTTCTTGCCGGGGTTGAGCAGGCCTCGGGGATCGAACGCTGCTTTTACCGCGTGGAACAGGTTCAGTTCGTCGCTGTTGAACTGCGTGCACATCTGATTGATTTTTTCCCGGCCGACGCCGTGCTCGCCGGTGATGCTACCGCCCACGTGCACGCACAGTTCGAGGATTTTCCCGCCCAGGGTTTCGGCACGCTCAAGTTCGCCAGGCTGGTTGGCATCGAACAGGATCAGGGGGTGCATGTTGCCGTCACCGGCGTGAAAGACGTTGGCGACGCGCAGGCCATGCTCGGCACCGAGGCTGGCGATGCGCTGCAGGACCTCGGGCAAGGCGCGTCGCGGGATGGTGCCGTCCATGCAGTAATAATCCGGCGCCAGGCGCCCCACCGCCGGGAAGGCGTTCTTGCGCCCGGCCCAGAACCGCAGCCGTTCAGCCTCGTCCCGCGCCTGGCGCACCTCGGTGGCACCGGCCTGTTGCAGCACCTGGCGGACCCGTTCGCAATCGTCATGGACATCGGCTTCGACTCCGTCCAGTTCACACAGCAGGATCGCTTCGGCGTCCACCGGATAGCCGGCGTGGATGAAGTCTTCGGCGGCACGGATCGCCAGGTTGTCCATCATTTCCAGGCCGCCGGGGATGATCCCGGCGGCGATGATGTCGGCCACCGCCCGCCCGGCCTTGTCCACCGAATCGAAACTGGCCAGCAGCACCTTGGCGACCTGGGGCCGGGGCAACAGTTTGACCGTCACTTCGGTGATCACCCCCAGCAAGCCTTCGGAACCGGTGAACAGTGCCAGCAGGTCCAGGCCCGGCGAATCCAGGGCTTCGCTGCCCAGGGTCAGGCGTTCGCCTTCGACGGTGAGGATTTCCAGCTGCAACAGGTTATGCACGGTCAGACCGTACTTTAGGCAATGCACGCCACCGGCGTTTTCCGCGACATTGCCGCCGATGGAACAGGCGATCTGCGACGACGGATCCGGTGCGTAATACAGCCCGAACGGCGCCGCCGCCTGGGAGATCGCCAGGTTGCGCACACCTGGCTGAAGCCGTGCGGTGCGGGCGTTGGGGTCGATGTGCAGGATCTGGTTGAACCGCGCCATCACCAGTAACACGCCGCTTGCCAGAGGCAGGGCGCCGCCGGACAGACCGGTCCCGGCGCCCCTGGCGACCACCGGCACATTCTGCCCGTGGCAGAGCTTAAGCAACGCTTGCGCCTGCTCGACGCGCCTGGGCAATACCACCAGCAGGGGCGTGGTGCGATAGGCTGACAAGCCGTCGCATTCGTAGGGCTTGAGGTCTTCCTCGCGGTGCAGGATGTCCAGGTCTGGAATCTGTGCTTGCAAGGCTTGAAGCAGGACCTGCTTGTCCACCTTGGGCAAGGGGCCGTCGAGGTGTTCGTCGTAGAGGATGTTCATGCAGTCGATACCCCTCTGCCGCCACTAATCCCTGTGGGAGCGAGCTTGCTCGCGATGGCGGTGTGTCAGCTTGCATTCATGTTGAATGTGTCATCCCTATCGCGAGCAAGCTCGCTCCCACAGGGGGTTCATTCTGTTATTTTTGCATCGCCGTCACTGCCCCAACCCCTTGAGAAATTCCCGGTACAGCGCCGCGGTTTTTCCCGGTCGTTCGACCATGGGCATATGGCCGATACCGTCCCAGATTTCCACCCGCAAATCGGCGATGCCCTTGCTCCACACCGGCACGCTGCTGACGTCGATCAGCCGGTCCTTGCGCCCCCAGAGTAGCAGCGACGGGGCACGGATGTCGGCCAGGCGCGGTTCCATCGGCGGACTGGCGCGAAAATCGACGAAGATCTCCGCCAGTTCATCGCGGCGCTGTTCGTAACGTTCGGCCATGGCCGCCAGCACCACGCTGGGCACCCAGGGTGGGGAGGCCATGGTCATTGCGTAGAACGGCGCGAAATCGTCCCGCGAGTCGACGAGGAACGGGTTATGCCCGGCGGCCAGGTGGCGTTCCATGTCGCTGGCCTGGGGTGCGGTGACACCGGCCGGATCGATCAGCGCCAGGGTCAGCACGCGCTCGGGCGACGTGGCCGCCAGCCATGCGGCGAGGTAGCCGCCCATGGAATTGCCAATCACATGGACCTTGTCCAGGCCACAGGCGTCGAGCAATTCGATGACCCGCCGGGCCTGGGTCGGGATGTCATAGCCGCCACCGGCCTTGAAGCCGGTTTCGCCGTGGCCGGCCAGGTCGGGCACCACCACCCGGTAGTCGCCGACAAAATGCCGGGCAAAGCGTAGCCAGAGATTCTTGTCGGCGCTGTAGCCATGCAGCATCAGGATGCTGCCGGACGCTTCATAAGGCCCACCTTGCCAGGTCGAGACGGTCATCTCGCTGATGGGGACGATGATCTTGTGCAACCGGTAGAGACGTGCCTCCAGCGCCATGCCCATGTCGTACAGCACATGGCCGATGCCTGGATACGTCAACCAGCTCCAGGCGATAAACACGGCAAGGACTACCCACAACACCAGCATGTTTTGCCCTCCATGGGTCAGATACCGTTAAGTGAAGCTGAAACCCGAGCACATCGCGATGAGATGGCCGCATTTGCTTTGCTACTGGCTATGACAGCCCCCGGATGACTCATGTATAGCCAAAATTCGCGGCAGGGCCCGACATTTAGAAGAGAATAAATACCCCTTCATTCAGTGGTGGCTATTTGATGCTGCCCTGATAGACTCCAAGCGACCCCCCGTCCCAATGACCTGGGAAACCCGCAGTGCAGAGGCTTCTATGCAAAAAACGGGAAAAAAGGGACGGACGTTGGCCAGGAGGCTGTATATATCGCGCATTCTGGGCCTGACGCTGGGGTTGCTGTTGGTGAGTGCTGCCGTCTTTCCCCTCGAGCCGGCGCCGTGGGTCTGGGGTTTCATGCTATTCAACGGCCTGCTCTGGCCGCATCTGTCTTATTGGTGGGCTCGCCGATGCGCGGTGCCGTATCACGCCGAATACCGAAATTTGTTGATCGACGCTTTTCTTGGCGGCTTCTGGGTCGCGGCGATGCAGTTCAATCCGCTGCCCACGGCCGTCACGTTGGCGATGATGGCGATGAACAACGTTGCCATCGGCGGCCTGCGTTTCCTGCTTATCGGGGCGCTGGCCCAAGTGGCAGGCATTGTCGTGGGTGAGCTGATCTTCCCGTTGACCAGCGTGCCCATGACCAGCCCGGCGCAGATCTACGCCTGTTTGCCGTTGCTGTGCCTGTATCCGATGGCACTGGGTTGGTTTTGCTTTCGCCAGGCCTACACCCTGGGCCGGCAAAAGCGCGAGTTGCTGGCCCTGAGTCGTACCGACAGCCTGACCGGGTTGCTGAACCATGGCGCCTGGAAAGATCGCCTCGACGAGGAGTTCCAGCGTTGCTTGCGTCAGCCACCGGAGCAGCTACCCCATGGCGCGATTGCGCTGATCGACATTGACCATTTCAAGGTCATCAATGACACCTACGGCCATGGGGCCGGCGATGTCGTGCTGCGCCAGCTTGGCAAGCTGCTCAGGCAAAACCTGCGCGCCGCCGACGTGGTCGGGCGTTATGGTGGCGATGAGTTCTGCGTGATTCTGCCGGACCTGACGCTGCACAACGCCGTGCAGGCCATGGACGGTTTGCGCGAGCGTTTCGCGACCCTCAGCTACGAGCAGGACCCGGCGCTGAAGGTGAGCTTGAGCATTGGCCTGGCGGCGTTCAACCCGGCCTATGGCGACGCGAGCCTCTGGCTTAGCGATGCGGACCAGGCGCTGTACGCAGCCAAGACCACCGGACGCAACCGGGTCACTTGCCACCGGCATCGGCAGGTGTCGGCGGAGGCCGTCATTTCCCTCTGAGATGGCCACCTGCTGTCTAGAGCCTTGGTTCATTGTCGGGTAGGGTGCCTGTGGCACTCTTTCGATACGGAACAAGGATGAAATCATGACGATGACCGCTCTTCGCACTCGCCTGGCCGTCAGTCTCGGCCTGAGCCTGGCCCTTGGCGCCTTCGCCCCCATGGCCTTTGCGCAGCCCCACCAGCAAGTCCTGACCGACGCCGAACAATACAAGGGCGAAGCCCTCAAACTGTTGGAACGGCTGGTGAATGTCGACTCCGGTTCCGGTTATGTAGCGGGGCTGACCCAGGTCGGTGACATTGCCATCGACGAATTGAAGACGCTGGGCGCCACCATTGAAAAGGTGCCGAATTCAGACGGTACCCAACACATCCTGGCGACCCTCAAGGGCACTGGCAAGGCGAAGATCCTGCTGATGGCCCACATGGACACGGTGTTCAAGGAAGGCTCGGCCGCC
The sequence above is drawn from the Pseudomonas sp. St316 genome and encodes:
- a CDS encoding alpha/beta fold hydrolase, producing the protein MLVLWVVLAVFIAWSWLTYPGIGHVLYDMGMALEARLYRLHKIIVPISEMTVSTWQGGPYEASGSILMLHGYSADKNLWLRFARHFVGDYRVVVPDLAGHGETGFKAGGGYDIPTQARRVIELLDACGLDKVHVIGNSMGGYLAAWLAATSPERVLTLALIDPAGVTAPQASDMERHLAAGHNPFLVDSRDDFAPFYAMTMASPPWVPSVVLAAMAERYEQRRDELAEIFVDFRASPPMEPRLADIRAPSLLLWGRKDRLIDVSSVPVWSKGIADLRVEIWDGIGHMPMVERPGKTAALYREFLKGLGQ
- the glcD gene encoding glycolate oxidase subunit GlcD; its protein translation is MNILYDEHLDGPLPKVDKQVLLQALQAQIPDLDILHREEDLKPYECDGLSAYRTTPLLVVLPRRVEQAQALLKLCHGQNVPVVARGAGTGLSGGALPLASGVLLVMARFNQILHIDPNARTARLQPGVRNLAISQAAAPFGLYYAPDPSSQIACSIGGNVAENAGGVHCLKYGLTVHNLLQLEILTVEGERLTLGSEALDSPGLDLLALFTGSEGLLGVITEVTVKLLPRPQVAKVLLASFDSVDKAGRAVADIIAAGIIPGGLEMMDNLAIRAAEDFIHAGYPVDAEAILLCELDGVEADVHDDCERVRQVLQQAGATEVRQARDEAERLRFWAGRKNAFPAVGRLAPDYYCMDGTIPRRALPEVLQRIASLGAEHGLRVANVFHAGDGNMHPLILFDANQPGELERAETLGGKILELCVHVGGSITGEHGVGREKINQMCTQFNSDELNLFHAVKAAFDPRGLLNPGKNIPTLHRCAEFGAMHIHGGQLPFPELERF
- a CDS encoding diguanylate cyclase, with amino-acid sequence MQKTGKKGRTLARRLYISRILGLTLGLLLVSAAVFPLEPAPWVWGFMLFNGLLWPHLSYWWARRCAVPYHAEYRNLLIDAFLGGFWVAAMQFNPLPTAVTLAMMAMNNVAIGGLRFLLIGALAQVAGIVVGELIFPLTSVPMTSPAQIYACLPLLCLYPMALGWFCFRQAYTLGRQKRELLALSRTDSLTGLLNHGAWKDRLDEEFQRCLRQPPEQLPHGAIALIDIDHFKVINDTYGHGAGDVVLRQLGKLLRQNLRAADVVGRYGGDEFCVILPDLTLHNAVQAMDGLRERFATLSYEQDPALKVSLSIGLAAFNPAYGDASLWLSDADQALYAAKTTGRNRVTCHRHRQVSAEAVISL
- the glcF gene encoding glycolate oxidase subunit GlcF, whose amino-acid sequence is MQTRFSEESKNLPRAEEAERILRSCVHCGFCNATCPTYQLLGDELDGPRGRIYLIKQVLEGQPATASTQLHLDRCLSCRNCETTCPSGVDYHNLLDIGRAVVDRAVPRPAGQRALRLGLRSLAASPERFKALLRLGTVLRPLLPANLIAKLPRPSPPHGERPPLRHRRTVLMLEGCVQPGLSPNTNTSAARVLDRLGISVIPCAQAGCCGALDYHLDAQATGLDRARQNIDAWWPHLENGAEAIVQTASGCGAFIKDYGHLLEHDRAYAAKAKQVSERALDLVQVLGKEPLEQICAARNQRIAVHCPCTLQHAQKLGGSIEALLTRLGFNLTEVPDGHLCCGSAGTYSLTQPALARQLRDNRLNALESGQPELIVTANVGCQNHLDGAGRTPVRHWIELVDQSLAE
- a CDS encoding lipocalin-like domain-containing protein, which codes for MKIKVGVLLLALLSGCDDSAPTQKGFAGLGDQAAAFTPVVPGRVFSFPADHGLHEGFRIEWWYVTANLKDAQGHEFGVQWTLFRSALNAAPQASGWRNQTIWLGHAAVTSATVHHAAERYARGGVGQAGVQAVPFNAWIDDWQFNTQASGTEPLAEMQLKARDPRFSYALRLTSSRPLVLQGDRGFSQKSEQGQASYYYSQPFFQASGELEIDGQRYAVSGPAWLDREWSSQPLTASQTGWDWFSLHLDNGEHLMLYRMRRKDGAPYLTGTWIDAQGRAQTLRAEEISLVPQDTTKVAGRSMPIGWAIKIPSKQLDITLHALNPNAWMNLRIPYWEGPVQLRGSQGGNGYLEMTGY
- a CDS encoding Hcp family type VI secretion system effector; the protein is MATPAYMTITGIKQGLITKGAFTADSVGNIYQEGREDRIMVQGFQHQVSVPRDPQSGQPTGQRIHHPLIITKVFDKSTPLLLGALTSAECMEEVVIQWFRTSSAGIQQHYFTTTLWDATIVEIKDYMFNCQDPANAHFTHLEDVHFSYRKITWTHEVSGTSGSDDWRVPVVS
- the glcE gene encoding glycolate oxidase subunit GlcE, which codes for MNRQADQDASALLLEQVNRARADATPLRIQGSNSKAFLGHEVAGEVLDTRVHRGIVHYDPTELVITARAGTPLRELLSALDAAGQRLPCEPPAFGDDATVGGMVAAGLSGPRRPWAGSVRDFVLGTRLISGHGTLLRFGGEVMKNVAGYDLSRLLTGSFGCLGMITEVSLKVLPKPRHSLSIRLELDSTEALEKLAEWGRQPLPISAASHDDGCLHLRLEGGEGSVSAAHQRFGGEVIDDQYWTALNEHRLAFFDEGLPLWRLSLPNHTGPLALPGTQLIDWGGAQRWLKTDANTVQTLAHEVGGHATCYRQGACDTPFQPLAPALLRYHRQLKAQLDPLGLFNPGRMYPEL
- a CDS encoding VOC family protein, which encodes MSFVSPDLIRQRFSRAMSDMYRDEVPLYGTLMKLVEHTNAQVMAEDPVLAAHLRSTGELERLDLERHGAIRVGTATELATLGRLFAVMGMQPVGYYDLTPAGVPVHSTAFRAVHESALQISPFRVFTSLLRLELIENTELRAFAEAVLDKRQIFTPRALELIELAEYQGGLSESQAEDFVLQALETFRWHHSATVTAEQYRQLSTQHRLIADVVAFKGPHINHLTPRTLDIDIVQARMPVHGITPKAVIEGPPRRQCPILLRQTSFKALDEPVAFTDQSQSQGSHSARFGEIEQRGAALTPRGRALYDQLLNAARDALGEFPNEANAARYNTLMSEHFAQFPDTHEELRRQALAYFRYFVTPKGLAAKGTVEQTASLEHLLEQQYLRAEPLVYEDFLPVSAAGIFQSNLGDAAQSHYAGQSNRQSFEEALGRATIDELGLYAETQQRSIDECRAEIGM